In one Tessaracoccus palaemonis genomic region, the following are encoded:
- a CDS encoding DUF1345 domain-containing protein: MQASRAVHRTTRLVICAAVGVAVGLLVAAFASPHLAASAGWTGGVLLYCVWTWAKLWRLDARQTAANARQEDPGRGPTDLVLVLASLASVGGIGFVLLAGQAADDASAALGATTVAASWVLVHTVYGVRYADLYFSAPSPPIDFGDEAPTYSDFAYLSFCLGMTYQVSDTTLRTGQLRRAVLAHTLLSYFLGAVVLACTINLVSGLATH, encoded by the coding sequence ATGCAGGCATCCCGCGCCGTCCACCGCACCACACGGCTGGTGATCTGCGCCGCGGTGGGGGTTGCCGTCGGGCTGCTGGTCGCCGCGTTCGCGTCCCCGCACCTGGCTGCCTCGGCCGGCTGGACGGGCGGAGTGCTCTTGTACTGCGTCTGGACCTGGGCCAAGCTCTGGCGCCTCGACGCGAGGCAGACCGCCGCCAACGCACGCCAGGAGGACCCCGGGCGCGGACCCACCGACCTCGTGCTGGTCCTCGCCTCGCTCGCCAGCGTCGGGGGCATCGGCTTCGTGCTGCTCGCAGGCCAGGCCGCCGACGACGCGTCCGCGGCACTCGGCGCGACCACCGTCGCCGCCAGCTGGGTCCTCGTACACACCGTCTACGGCGTCCGCTACGCCGACCTGTACTTCTCCGCGCCCAGCCCGCCCATTGACTTCGGCGACGAGGCTCCCACCTACTCCGACTTCGCGTACCTGTCGTTCTGCCTCGGCATGACCTACCAGGTCTCCGACACGACGTTGCGCACCGGCCAGCTGCGTCGCGCGGTGCTCGCGCACACGTTGCTCAGCTACTTCCTGGGTGCGGTCGTGCTGGCGTGCACCATCAACCTGGTCTCCGGGCTGGCGACGCACTGA
- a CDS encoding PfkB family carbohydrate kinase: MIARLVILGSVIVDQMMTVPRLPERGGDVMGGPVVAQAGGLFNVIAAASRLGMPTALAGRVGSGLIGDLIWRELAATGTDVLLPRALDGDSGCCIGFIEPDGERTFVTSPGVEQTLTDEDLDAVAWRADDALYVSGYDLLYPSTGPAVARLLARLRPVAVLLDPGPLLGEIPRDVLDAVLAHTTILSLNERELGIIGEPVDAPLGIWGRLPDDATVIARVGPEGAWVHRRSEAPFRVAAFPSTAVDTTGAGDAHAGALLASLADGLDLPAAVRRANAAAALAVSRFGSAAGPTSAELAEALA, from the coding sequence ATGATCGCCCGGCTCGTGATCCTCGGATCCGTCATCGTCGACCAGATGATGACGGTCCCGCGGCTGCCGGAGCGCGGCGGCGACGTCATGGGCGGTCCAGTGGTCGCGCAGGCTGGCGGGCTGTTCAACGTCATCGCGGCGGCGTCGCGGCTCGGCATGCCCACGGCGCTGGCCGGACGGGTCGGCAGCGGGCTGATCGGCGACCTGATCTGGCGCGAACTCGCCGCGACAGGCACCGACGTGCTGCTCCCCCGCGCCCTCGACGGCGACTCCGGCTGCTGCATCGGCTTCATCGAGCCCGACGGCGAGCGCACGTTCGTCACCAGCCCCGGCGTCGAGCAGACGCTGACGGACGAGGACCTCGACGCCGTCGCGTGGCGGGCGGACGACGCGCTCTACGTCAGCGGGTACGACCTGCTCTACCCGTCGACCGGGCCGGCCGTCGCGCGGCTCCTCGCGCGGCTGCGGCCCGTCGCGGTGCTGCTCGACCCCGGCCCCCTGCTCGGGGAGATCCCCCGCGATGTCCTCGACGCGGTGCTGGCGCACACCACGATCCTCAGCCTGAACGAACGCGAGCTCGGGATCATCGGGGAGCCCGTCGACGCCCCGCTGGGCATCTGGGGTCGGCTGCCCGACGACGCGACGGTGATCGCGCGTGTCGGCCCCGAAGGAGCCTGGGTCCACCGGCGCAGTGAGGCGCCGTTCCGCGTCGCCGCCTTCCCCTCCACCGCCGTCGACACGACGGGCGCGGGCGACGCGCACGCCGGCGCGCTGCTCGCCTCTCTCGCCGACGGGCTGGACCTCCCGGCCGCCGTGAGGCGCGCCAACGCAGCGGCCGCCCTCGCCGTATCACGATTCGGGTCGGCAGCCGGCCCCACCAGCGCGGAGCTGGCCGAGGCCCTAGCCTGA
- a CDS encoding HAD family hydrolase: MIQAVVFDLGEVLASPPDLLPMIAEHLVVPVDDLAPLYWVGRDAYDTGADDAAYWAPLLEALDRPTDAEFMDEIALLDAGIWTGLRPDARQLLRDCRRAGRQVAVLSNSPHAMQVMADRAPWREDLDRLFISASYGVVKPDPEIYRLVTADLRLPAERIAFVDDRIANVEAAAAEGWQAHLFVSDDDTRAWLEGLGVLQRAEPQP; this comes from the coding sequence ATGATCCAGGCTGTCGTGTTCGACCTCGGCGAGGTGCTGGCCTCGCCGCCCGACCTGCTACCGATGATCGCCGAGCATCTCGTCGTACCCGTCGACGACCTGGCGCCGCTGTACTGGGTCGGGCGCGACGCATACGACACCGGGGCCGACGACGCGGCCTACTGGGCCCCGCTGCTCGAGGCCCTCGACCGGCCGACCGACGCCGAGTTCATGGATGAGATCGCGCTGCTCGACGCCGGCATCTGGACCGGGCTGCGGCCGGACGCCAGGCAGCTGCTGCGCGACTGCCGCCGGGCCGGCCGCCAGGTCGCCGTGCTCAGCAACTCTCCCCACGCGATGCAGGTCATGGCCGACCGCGCGCCCTGGCGCGAGGACCTCGACCGGCTCTTCATCTCGGCCAGCTACGGCGTCGTCAAGCCCGACCCCGAGATCTACCGCCTCGTCACCGCCGACCTCAGGCTCCCGGCCGAACGCATCGCGTTCGTCGACGACCGGATCGCGAACGTCGAGGCAGCCGCGGCCGAGGGTTGGCAGGCGCACCTGTTCGTCAGCGACGACGACACGCGCGCCTGGCTGGAGGGGCTCGGGGTCCTGCAACGCGCCGAGCCGCAACCGTAG
- the ald gene encoding alanine dehydrogenase produces MRIGIPREIKNSEFRVAITPAGVHELTAHGHHVTVEAGAGGGSSISDDEYRAAGATILDDAAEVWDLSDLVCKVKEPVASEYPLLRDDLVLFTYLHLAADPALTRALLTAGTTSIAYETVQTAAGMLPLLYPMSEVAGCLAPQVGAQALMRVGGGRGILMGGIGGVPEAKVVVLGAGVAGQNAAAVAVGMGADVTLLDTNLDKLRDAGRRWGGRVHTVASSALAVREQVTAADLVIGTVLIPGARAPRLVTDEMVARMRPGSVLVDVAIDQGGCFESSRPTTHEEPTFRVHESVFYCVANMPGAVPWTSTRALTNATLPYLVELAQLGWHDAMRVDPALARGLATHAGRLTSQPVAEALGHEWTTVAEVLERS; encoded by the coding sequence GTGCGCATCGGGATTCCACGAGAGATCAAGAACAGCGAGTTCCGGGTGGCGATCACGCCAGCCGGGGTGCACGAGCTGACCGCCCACGGGCACCACGTCACCGTCGAGGCGGGTGCCGGCGGCGGGTCGTCGATCAGCGACGACGAGTACCGCGCCGCGGGCGCCACCATCCTCGACGACGCGGCCGAGGTCTGGGACCTCTCGGATCTCGTGTGCAAGGTGAAGGAGCCCGTCGCCTCCGAGTATCCGCTGCTGCGCGACGACCTCGTCCTGTTCACCTACCTGCACCTGGCCGCCGACCCCGCCCTCACGAGGGCCCTGCTCACGGCCGGCACCACGTCCATCGCGTACGAGACGGTGCAGACGGCCGCCGGCATGCTGCCGCTGCTGTACCCGATGAGCGAGGTCGCGGGCTGCCTGGCGCCGCAGGTCGGGGCGCAGGCGCTGATGCGGGTCGGCGGCGGGCGCGGGATCCTGATGGGCGGCATCGGGGGTGTGCCCGAGGCGAAGGTCGTGGTGCTGGGCGCCGGGGTCGCTGGACAGAACGCCGCTGCGGTCGCCGTCGGCATGGGCGCCGACGTCACGCTGCTGGACACCAACCTGGACAAGCTCCGCGACGCGGGTCGCCGCTGGGGCGGGCGGGTCCACACTGTCGCGTCGTCGGCGCTGGCGGTCCGGGAGCAGGTCACGGCCGCCGACCTCGTCATCGGCACGGTGCTGATCCCCGGCGCGCGGGCTCCGCGGCTTGTCACCGACGAGATGGTCGCGCGGATGCGACCCGGCTCTGTGCTGGTCGACGTGGCGATCGACCAGGGCGGCTGCTTCGAGTCGAGCCGCCCCACGACGCACGAGGAGCCGACGTTCCGGGTACACGAGTCGGTGTTCTACTGCGTTGCCAACATGCCGGGCGCCGTGCCGTGGACCTCGACCAGGGCGCTGACGAACGCGACGCTGCCGTACCTGGTGGAGCTGGCCCAGCTCGGGTGGCATGACGCGATGCGCGTCGATCCGGCACTGGCCCGAGGCCTCGCAACGCACGCGGGCCGCCTGACGTCCCAGCCCGTCGCCGAGGCCCTTGGCCATGAGTGGACGACAGTCGCCGAGGTGCTGGAGCGCTCTTGA
- a CDS encoding ADP-ribosylglycohydrolase family protein codes for MNTRAEGALIGLALGDALGMPTQLLTRSRIRDLFGELDTFHAGPAENPISPGQLAGTVTDDTHQAMILARLLIEGDGAVDLDSFAVELIAWHERMEAAGSLDLLGPSTLRAITAFRAGTPATETGRWGDTNGAAMRVAPFGIAHRALPLEPFVARLAEVNVLTHNTTLGNAGAAAIGAAVSAGIDGATVADQLGTAVEAAQLGALRGHDTAGPSVAMRIMWAISLAAAADDPCEAIATLVGTSVATQESVPAALAIVAAFPDDPWRGVCAAASLGGDSDTVAAMAGAVLGARHGVEGFPPDAVAFLEAANPGFDLRRVASELMAVRG; via the coding sequence ATGAACACGCGAGCGGAAGGGGCGCTGATCGGGCTCGCGCTCGGCGACGCGCTCGGCATGCCGACGCAGCTGCTCACCAGGTCGCGGATCCGCGACCTGTTCGGGGAGCTAGACACCTTCCATGCCGGTCCGGCAGAGAACCCCATCTCGCCGGGCCAGCTGGCCGGGACCGTCACCGATGACACGCATCAGGCGATGATCCTCGCCCGGCTGCTGATCGAGGGCGACGGCGCCGTCGATCTCGACTCCTTCGCGGTGGAGCTCATCGCCTGGCACGAGCGGATGGAGGCCGCGGGCTCGCTGGACCTGCTCGGCCCCTCCACGCTGCGCGCCATCACCGCCTTCCGGGCCGGGACGCCGGCGACGGAGACCGGCCGCTGGGGCGACACCAACGGCGCCGCCATGCGCGTCGCGCCGTTCGGGATCGCGCACCGCGCGCTGCCGTTGGAGCCGTTCGTCGCCCGCCTCGCCGAGGTCAACGTCCTGACGCACAACACCACGCTCGGCAACGCCGGCGCGGCCGCCATCGGCGCGGCAGTGTCGGCCGGGATCGACGGCGCGACGGTCGCTGACCAGCTCGGCACCGCAGTCGAGGCGGCCCAGCTCGGCGCGCTGCGCGGGCATGACACGGCCGGCCCGTCGGTGGCGATGCGCATCATGTGGGCGATCTCGCTGGCCGCGGCCGCCGACGACCCGTGCGAGGCGATCGCCACGCTGGTCGGCACCTCGGTCGCGACGCAGGAATCGGTGCCCGCAGCGCTGGCGATCGTCGCCGCCTTCCCCGACGATCCCTGGCGCGGCGTCTGCGCCGCGGCCTCGCTCGGCGGCGACTCCGACACCGTCGCGGCGATGGCCGGCGCGGTCTTGGGCGCGCGGCATGGCGTCGAGGGCTTCCCGCCCGACGCGGTGGCGTTCCTGGAGGCCGCGAACCCCGGATTCGACCTGCGCCGCGTGGCCTCCGAGCTGATGGCGGTGCGTGGATGA
- a CDS encoding YnfA family protein, whose protein sequence is MLSLRSIALFIAAAVCEIGGAWLVWQGIREHRGWLWIGAGVVALGLYGAVATLQPDANFGRILAAYGGVFIVGSLAWGMALDGFRPDRWDVVGALICLVGVGIIMYAPRAS, encoded by the coding sequence ATGCTCTCGCTGAGGTCCATCGCGCTGTTCATCGCCGCCGCCGTGTGCGAGATCGGCGGCGCCTGGCTGGTCTGGCAGGGCATCCGCGAGCACCGGGGCTGGCTGTGGATCGGGGCCGGCGTGGTCGCGCTCGGCCTCTACGGCGCCGTCGCGACGCTGCAGCCCGATGCCAACTTCGGCCGGATCCTCGCCGCATACGGGGGCGTGTTCATCGTCGGTTCGCTCGCCTGGGGCATGGCGCTCGACGGGTTCCGCCCCGACCGCTGGGACGTGGTCGGGGCGTTGATCTGCCTCGTCGGCGTCGGCATCATCATGTACGCCCCGCGGGCGTCGTGA
- a CDS encoding siderophore-interacting protein — MTATVVEATERPAYRAFEVRVAARTQLSPHFVRLTFVGDDLHEFGTAGLDQRIKLILPHPVTGMETFPRTQDWYSQWRLQDEDARCDVRTYTVRAVRQELREVDVDFVCHGDTGPGSAFACYASVGDELVIIGPDDLSPGRELGIDYRPGFVDSHLLVGDETAAPAICAIIESLGADARGLAVIEVPSAEDALHVDAPAGMTVKWLAREGARGERLTAEVRDWVARTCAARCCDTCDIAALEIPDDELLWEVPEGTSADGGLYAWLAGEAGVIRSLRRFLVGDAGMDRRRVAFMGYWRVGAEG; from the coding sequence GTGACAGCCACCGTCGTCGAAGCAACCGAACGCCCCGCCTACCGCGCCTTCGAGGTGCGCGTCGCGGCCAGAACGCAGCTGAGCCCGCATTTCGTGCGCCTCACGTTCGTCGGCGACGACCTCCACGAGTTCGGCACCGCCGGCCTCGATCAGCGCATCAAGCTGATCCTCCCTCATCCCGTCACCGGCATGGAGACGTTCCCGCGCACGCAGGACTGGTACTCGCAGTGGCGGCTCCAAGACGAGGACGCCCGATGCGACGTGCGGACCTACACCGTCCGCGCCGTCCGCCAGGAACTGCGCGAGGTCGACGTCGACTTCGTGTGCCACGGCGACACAGGCCCCGGCTCGGCGTTCGCCTGCTACGCGAGCGTCGGCGACGAGCTCGTCATCATCGGCCCCGACGACCTGAGCCCCGGCCGCGAGCTGGGCATCGACTACCGCCCCGGCTTCGTCGACTCCCACCTGCTGGTCGGCGACGAGACCGCCGCACCCGCCATCTGCGCGATCATCGAGTCGCTCGGCGCCGACGCCCGTGGGCTGGCCGTCATCGAGGTGCCCAGCGCGGAGGACGCCCTGCACGTGGACGCGCCCGCCGGCATGACCGTGAAGTGGCTCGCCCGCGAGGGTGCCAGGGGCGAGCGGCTGACCGCCGAGGTGCGCGACTGGGTCGCCCGCACCTGTGCCGCCCGCTGCTGCGACACCTGCGACATCGCAGCCCTCGAGATCCCCGACGACGAGCTCCTGTGGGAGGTGCCCGAGGGCACCAGCGCCGACGGCGGACTCTACGCCTGGCTCGCGGGCGAGGCGGGCGTGATCCGGTCGCTGCGCCGGTTCCTCGTCGGCGACGCTGGCATGGACCGTCGCCGTGTCGCGTTCATGGGCTACTGGCGCGTCGGCGCCGAGGGCTGA